The following coding sequences are from one Pseudonocardia sp. EC080619-01 window:
- a CDS encoding amino acid adenylation domain-containing protein: protein MTTRPALPTPPGRPAPPVTPGTAPPASALPVPPAATPDGPGPAAPPSPPSGTRAPATRIPRWTTDPVPGTGVADVALPTDGPVGPAALLAAHARVLAALSGETGIVTGVRGAAGAAPVARRLDTTAGSWRDLVEAAGENPAVPEDAGFETVLDPYGDPGDPTGDVVLTVGVVTGSDGPLLRLRFRTDVADAGFAARIAGYHLTALAALTAEPDAAPARRSLLADDELHHQLTERDGPDRELPDARFHELVERRVAAHPDAVAAELGDVRWTYRELNTRANRLARALLDRGLAPEDPVAVVTERNLGWMASVLAVFKAGGAYLPIEPHFPSERIATTLSRAGCRLVLTERGSTTNLDGALATLPGSGTVGTVDIDDPALDALPGTDPGLEIGPDRLAYLYFTSGSTGVPKGAMCEHAGMLNHLFAKIEDLGVGEGQAVAQTAPQCFDISLWQLMAALLVGGRTVIVEQELILDVARYTDRLADARVDVVQVVPSYLEVVLSYLDANPRDLPDLHTVSTTGEALKPELAARWFAARPGVRIANAYGLTETSDDITHAVLDRLPAHGRVPLGLPVRNTAVRVVDDDLVPVPLGAPGEIVCSGVCVGRGYVGDPERTRQVFTTDPYRPGQRLYRSGDHGRWLPDGTLEFLGRRDTQVKIRGFRIEIGEIENTLARVPGVRDAAVVVAERAGGNKHLVAFYASGAPIEDVLLRERLAASLPGYMVPSAFHHRDALPLTANSKVDTKALAAIAAETDAGDTAGPGDGHEPPQGPTEQRIAGVVARVLDLPPDGIDRRDHFFDLGGTSLSAVKVVIGLDRVVSLADITRHPVLADLAAVVDGRVEAPTGLLLPLLDDPSATGLLVCFPYAGGNAVSYRPMAAELRGSGLAVHAVELPGHDLDAAEPRPFAELGDVAARVADEIVALAPGRVLLWGHSAGAAFALETARALETRGTAVDRVFAGAQLPGSPAARRAAVAALTSLDDAEVAAGPVAEGGHPGLGGLDAPRAARVGAAYRHDHRSANLLLAELLEDPPAGPVAAPVTVVVAADDPSTTGYPDLYDGWAALAGPVELVELPGGGHHFLRTRPADAARAVTAHPAS from the coding sequence ATGACCACCCGGCCCGCTCTGCCGACCCCGCCGGGCCGGCCCGCGCCTCCCGTCACACCGGGCACCGCACCGCCGGCGTCCGCGCTCCCGGTCCCGCCGGCCGCCACGCCGGACGGGCCCGGCCCGGCCGCGCCCCCGTCACCTCCGTCCGGGACGCGGGCACCCGCCACCCGGATCCCCCGCTGGACGACCGATCCGGTCCCCGGCACGGGCGTCGCCGACGTCGCGCTGCCCACCGACGGGCCGGTCGGGCCGGCCGCCCTGCTCGCCGCGCACGCCCGGGTCCTCGCGGCGCTGTCCGGCGAGACGGGGATCGTGACCGGTGTCCGCGGCGCGGCGGGCGCGGCCCCCGTGGCCCGGCGGCTCGACACCACCGCAGGGTCCTGGCGGGACCTGGTGGAGGCGGCCGGGGAGAACCCCGCGGTCCCGGAGGACGCCGGGTTCGAGACCGTCCTCGACCCGTACGGCGACCCGGGCGACCCCACCGGCGACGTCGTGCTGACCGTCGGCGTGGTGACCGGCTCCGACGGGCCGCTGCTGCGGCTGCGCTTCCGCACCGACGTCGCCGACGCCGGGTTCGCCGCGCGGATCGCCGGCTACCACCTCACGGCGCTGGCCGCGCTCACCGCGGAGCCGGACGCCGCCCCCGCCCGGCGCTCCCTGCTCGCCGACGACGAGCTGCACCACCAGCTCACCGAGCGGGACGGTCCCGACCGCGAGCTGCCGGACGCCCGGTTCCACGAGCTCGTCGAGCGGCGGGTCGCGGCCCACCCGGACGCCGTCGCCGCGGAGCTCGGAGACGTGCGGTGGACCTACCGCGAACTCAACACCCGGGCGAACCGGCTGGCCAGGGCCCTGCTGGACCGCGGGCTCGCGCCGGAGGACCCGGTCGCGGTGGTGACCGAACGGAACCTCGGCTGGATGGCGTCGGTCCTCGCGGTGTTCAAGGCCGGTGGCGCCTACCTCCCGATCGAGCCGCACTTCCCGTCCGAGCGGATCGCGACGACGCTGTCCCGCGCCGGCTGCCGGCTGGTGCTCACCGAGCGGGGGAGCACGACGAACCTCGACGGGGCGCTGGCGACACTGCCCGGCAGCGGCACCGTCGGCACCGTCGACATCGACGACCCCGCCCTCGACGCGCTCCCCGGCACCGACCCCGGCCTGGAGATCGGTCCGGACCGGCTCGCGTACCTGTACTTCACCTCCGGCTCGACCGGCGTCCCGAAGGGCGCCATGTGCGAGCACGCCGGGATGCTCAACCACCTGTTCGCGAAGATCGAGGACCTCGGTGTCGGGGAGGGGCAGGCGGTCGCCCAGACCGCGCCGCAGTGCTTCGACATCTCGCTGTGGCAGCTGATGGCGGCGCTGCTCGTCGGCGGGCGGACCGTGATCGTCGAGCAGGAGCTGATCCTCGACGTCGCCCGGTACACCGACCGGCTCGCGGACGCCCGGGTCGACGTCGTGCAGGTCGTGCCCTCCTACCTGGAGGTCGTGCTGTCCTACCTGGACGCGAACCCGCGCGACCTGCCGGACCTGCACACCGTGTCGACGACCGGGGAGGCCCTGAAGCCCGAGCTCGCGGCGCGCTGGTTCGCGGCCCGGCCGGGCGTGCGGATCGCCAACGCCTACGGCCTGACCGAGACCTCGGACGACATCACCCACGCCGTCCTCGACCGGCTGCCGGCGCACGGCCGCGTCCCGCTGGGCCTGCCGGTGCGCAACACCGCCGTCCGGGTCGTCGACGACGACCTGGTGCCGGTCCCGCTCGGCGCGCCCGGTGAGATCGTCTGCTCCGGCGTCTGCGTCGGCCGGGGCTACGTCGGCGACCCGGAACGGACCCGGCAGGTCTTCACCACCGACCCGTACCGGCCCGGGCAGCGGCTCTACCGCAGCGGCGACCACGGCCGGTGGCTCCCGGACGGCACCCTGGAGTTCCTCGGCCGCCGCGACACCCAGGTGAAGATCCGCGGGTTCCGCATCGAGATCGGCGAGATCGAGAACACCCTCGCCCGCGTCCCCGGCGTGCGGGACGCGGCAGTCGTCGTCGCCGAGCGGGCCGGCGGGAACAAGCACCTGGTGGCGTTCTACGCGTCCGGCGCCCCGATCGAGGACGTCCTGCTCCGCGAACGGCTGGCGGCGTCGCTGCCCGGCTACATGGTCCCGTCGGCGTTCCACCACCGCGACGCGCTGCCGCTGACCGCCAACAGCAAGGTCGACACGAAGGCGCTCGCCGCGATCGCCGCGGAGACGGACGCCGGGGACACCGCGGGGCCCGGCGACGGCCACGAGCCCCCGCAGGGCCCCACCGAGCAGCGGATCGCCGGCGTCGTCGCCCGGGTGCTGGACCTGCCGCCCGACGGGATCGACCGCCGGGACCACTTCTTCGACCTCGGCGGGACGTCGCTGTCCGCGGTGAAGGTCGTGATCGGACTGGACCGCGTGGTGTCGCTGGCCGACATCACCCGCCACCCCGTGCTCGCCGACCTGGCCGCGGTCGTCGACGGCCGGGTGGAGGCACCCACCGGGCTGCTGCTCCCGCTGCTGGACGACCCGTCCGCGACCGGGCTGCTGGTGTGCTTCCCCTACGCCGGTGGCAACGCGGTGAGCTACCGGCCGATGGCGGCGGAGCTGCGCGGCAGCGGTCTCGCGGTGCACGCCGTGGAGCTGCCCGGGCACGACCTCGACGCGGCCGAGCCCCGGCCGTTCGCCGAGCTCGGCGACGTCGCGGCCCGGGTCGCCGACGAGATCGTCGCGCTCGCGCCGGGCCGGGTCCTGCTCTGGGGGCACTCGGCGGGTGCCGCGTTCGCACTGGAGACCGCCCGGGCCCTGGAGACGCGCGGGACGGCCGTCGACCGGGTGTTCGCCGGCGCGCAGCTGCCCGGGTCCCCCGCGGCCCGGCGGGCCGCGGTCGCGGCGCTGACCTCGCTGGACGACGCCGAGGTCGCCGCGGGCCCGGTCGCCGAGGGCGGGCACCCCGGCCTCGGCGGGCTGGACGCGCCGCGGGCGGCCCGGGTCGGCGCCGCCTACCGGCACGACCACCGCTCGGCCAACCTGCTGCTCGCCGAGCTGCTGGAGGACCCGCCCGCCGGGCCGGTGGCCGCGCCGGTGACGGTCGTCGTCGCCGCGGACGACCCGAGCACGACCGGCTACCCGGACCTCTACGACGGCTGGGCGGCGCTCGCCGGCCCGGTCGAGCTGGTCGAGCTCCCCGGCGGGGGCCACCACTTCCTGCGCACCCGTCCGGCCGACGCGGCCCGGGCCGTCACCGCCCACCCGGCGTCCTGA